The following are encoded in a window of Colius striatus isolate bColStr4 chromosome 25, bColStr4.1.hap1, whole genome shotgun sequence genomic DNA:
- the CBARP gene encoding voltage-dependent calcium channel beta subunit-associated regulatory protein has protein sequence MSDDPTPWDNATEIATAVPGEVSPQDGYVLLLALLSVFIGGTLVLLSGILIICRRCCEADRRHSRASDDPEKTNTTYLDDSQPAQDITIKVEDPDCLSSSSYRDAESERFLSSSSSTARRVSFNEAALFDQGKKTQEKGRRYTLTEGDFHHLKNARLTHLHLPPPALKIVTIHECESSENNLAMTPRLPPTKPGLAIFQPPVGALPQPALPSHAVCPSSALPGDTYNSTVDTSFTEASPSPSSDSGEGPSFAAAPRKAAAAGGAGPGEPPAAPSQGTVLQFFTRLRRHASLDGASPYFRIKRWKLESTQRASSLDTRGSPKRRQFQRQRAASESMDQEDRDPHQTDIIQYIAHTDDVAFHAAGSPFLPSPASPPPSLGRLEPGEGGAGSPGEAAGPEQPSAYHDIWSLRASLELYASSERSNDQDSVRSDGGDSVSSAGGVGPCPSCSLDEAEGPEEKLWGRPKADESEPGTRKLLQMDSGYASIEAPSRGGEEGPPKDQTASEKRICFTSAGRKGTIFESFEGHEPEEEEEEEEEEEQEEEEEGSRLRGAAGGGLPHPHSPLSWSPYGQMLAGREAPPRRDYSIDEKTDALFNAFVRHDPQFDESPLRGKHRSRTHLRKQWQHAKQYSDPGVRYPALERHRTPLRRGDSANYPLDARFHHSPLPRIVSAGDEEAAAAAEEAADGIPPAAALPEPEIQVIVEEPAEVAPEPKGGSEPHGDGDCDGSGRCLGLGSGSELMDKIAGGLEERLYGHLRRAAARPEPTVAVAASDAPPDHSPV, from the exons ATGAGCGATGACCCGACACCGTGGGACAACGCGACGGAGATCGCCACG GCGGTGCCCGGCGAGGTGTCCCCCCAGGATGGGTACGTGCTGCTCCTCGCCCTGCTCTCAGTCTTCATCGGGGGCACCCTGGTCCTGCTCTCCGGCATCCTGATCATCTGCCGCCGCTGCTGCGAGGCCGACCGCCGGCACTCCAG aGCCAGCGATGACCCCGAGAAAACCAACACCACCTACCTGGATGACTCGCAGCCAGCCCAGG ATATCACCATCAAAGTGGAGGACCCCGACTGCCTGTCGTCCTCCAGCTACCGGGATGCGGAGAGCGAGCGGTTCCtgtcctccagctcctccactgcCCGCCGGGTCTCCTTCAACGAGGCTGCACTCTTTGACCAGGGCAAAAAGACCcaggagaaggggaggag GTACACGCTGACAGAGGGGGATTTCCACCACCTGAAGAACGCCCGTCTGACCCACCTGCACCTCCCACCGCCCGCCCTCAAGATCGTCACCATCCACGAGTGTGAGTCCAGCGAGAACAACCTGGCCATGACTCCCCGCCTGCCCCCCACCAAGCCCGGCCTCGCCATCTTCCAG ccccccgtGGGGGCCCTGCCCCAGCCGGCGCTCCCCAGCCATGCCGtgtgccccagctctgccctgcccgGGGACACCTACAACTCCACGGTGGACACCAGCTTCACCGAGGCCAGCCCGTCCCCCTCCTCCGACTCCGGGGAGGGCCCTTCG TttgcagcagcacccaggaaGGCGGCTGCAGCGGGAGGTGCTGGTCCCGGggagccccccgcagccccctcccaggGCACCGTCCTGCAGTTCTTCACCCGCCTGCGCCGTCACGCCAGCCTGGACGGGGCCAGCCCCTACTTCAGGATCAAGAGGTGGAAGTTGGAGAGCACCCAGAGGGCCTCCAGCCTGGACACGAGAG GGTCCCCCAAACGGCGTCAGTTCCAGCGTCAGCGAGCGGCCAGCGAGAGCATGGACCAGGAGGACCGGGACCCCCACCAGACCGACATCATCCAGTACATCGCCCACACGGACGACGTGGCCTTCCACGCCGCgggcagccccttcctgccctccccCGCCAGCCCCCCACCCTCTCTCGGCAG GCTAGAGCCGGGCGAGGGGGGCGCGGGCAGCCCCGGCGAGGCCGCCGGCCCCGAGCAGCCCAGCGCCTACCACGACatctggagcctgcgggcctcGCTCGAGCTCTACGCCTCCTCCGAGCGCAGCAACGACCAGGACTCGGTGCGCAGCGACGGCGGGGACAGCGTCTCCTCCGCCGGCGGCGTCGGGCCCtgcccctcctgctccctggaTGAGGCCGAAGGGCCCGAGGAGAAGCTGTGGGGTCGGCCCAAGGCGGACGAGTCGGAGCCGGGCACGCggaagctgctgcagatggACAGCGGCTACGCCTCCATCGAGGCGCCGAGCCGGGGGGGCGAGGAGGGGCCCCCCAAGGACCAGACGGCCTCCGAGAAGCGGATTTGCTTCACCAGCGCGGGGCGGAAAGGAACCATCTTCGAGAGCTTCGAGGGCCACGAgccggaggaggaggaggaggaggaggaggaagaggagcaagaagaagaggaagaggggaGCAGGCTGCGGGGAGCAGCGGGCGGGGGtctcccccatccccacagcccaCTGAGCTGGTCCCCTTACGGGCAGATGTTGGCGGGGCGGGAGGCGCCGCCGCGGCGGGATTACAGCATCGACGAGAAGACGGACGCGCTGTTCAACGCCTTCGTGCGCCACGACCCGCAGTTCGACGAGTCTCCGCTGCGGGGGAAGCACCGGTCCCGCACCCACCTCCGCAAGCAGTGGCAGCACGCCAAGCAGTACAGCGACCCCGGCGTGCGCTACCCGGCGCTCGAGCGGCACCGCACGCCCCTGCGCCGCGGGGACAGCGCCAACTACCCGCTGGACGCCAGGTTCCaccacagccccctgccccgcATCGTCAGCGCCGGCGacgaggaggcggcggcggcggcggaggaggCGGCCGACGGGATCCCTCCCGCTGCGGCTTTACCCGAGCCGGAGATCCAGGTGATCGTGGAGGAGCCCGCGGAGGTGGCGCCTGAGCCCAAGGGTGGCTCCGAGCCCCACGGGGACGGTGACTGCGATGGCTCCGGGAGGTGCCTGGGGTTGGGCTCCGGCTCGGAGCTGATGGACAAGATCGCCGGCGGCCTGGAGGAGCGGCTCTACGGGCACCTGAGGAGAGCGGCAGCCAGGCCCGAGCCCACCGTGGCCGTGGCGGCCAGCGACGCCCCCCCAGACCACAGCCCTGTCTAA